The following are from one region of the Poecilia reticulata strain Guanapo linkage group LG7, Guppy_female_1.0+MT, whole genome shotgun sequence genome:
- the LOC103467254 gene encoding bryoporin-like, giving the protein MPRRRCAVEIRNNTNYYTLSNPRVYTESGFCQVPFPSMVDPCSAVKAHFNKTTGLASGAVGVFTYDLFDGELNDYNHIMAVMFSVPYDRVIYSNWFAVGIFNKDRKCDRSLFVKMYNGSESNFVRGKADEPASSHPRFYEGDYVILSASMTNLGEAFLSVEINDTGLY; this is encoded by the exons ATGCCTCGCCGTCGCTGCGCCGTTGAGATCAGGAACAATACAAACTACTACACTCTTTCCAACCCAAG GGTCTACACTGAGAGCGGCTTCTGCCAGGTCCCTTTCCCTTCGATGGTCGATCCCTGCTCTGCCGTCAAGGCTCACTTCAACAAGACGACAGGCCTGGCGAGCGGCGCTGTTGGCGTTTTCACTTACGACCTTTTCGATGGCGAGCTGAACGACTACAACCACATCATGGCCGTCATGTTCTCCGTGCCGTATGACAGAGTCATTTATTCCAACTGGTTTGCTGTGGGAATCTTTAATAAAGATAGAAAATGCGACCGCAGCCTTTTTGTCAAGATGTACAATGGAAGTGAGAGTAACTTTGTCAGAGGGAAGGCTGACGAGCCAGCCAGTAGTCACCCCCGTTTTTACGAGGGTGACTACGTTATTCTCAGTGCCTCCATGACAAACTTGGGCGAAGCCTTCCTGTCGGTGGAGATCAATGACACTGGATTGTATTAA
- the LOC103467280 gene encoding protein-glutamine gamma-glutamyltransferase 2-like has translation MDTFDLYSTTCYRTALDIERCDLNIKGNHSNHHTDLFGQECLVVRRGQPFSIVLHLSSSSKEFKVGKTNFVFDVETGPLPRRESDTKVTFSPQASDTEWSASAATDASGRTVTVSISSSPKAPIGIYTLTLDQLGQKTSLGQFTLLFNAWCPDDAVYMKSEEKRKEYVLAQHGLIYRGSHKRIKGKPWNFGQFEPGILDICLKILDNNPKFVSDADKDVSSRRDPIYVTRALSAMINSNDDRGVLVGEWAEFSDGTHPGLWMGSGEILRQWAESGPVHYGQCWVFAAVACTVFRALGIPCRVVTNFGSAHDTNANLVIERFFDENGDRISRDDSIWNFHVWVDSWMTRPDLGSKFDGWQTSDPTPQETSDGVFCCGPASLCAIKEGEVGLKYDTPFIFAEVNADVEDLVQLSTGQFVTFSESTKSVGHFISTKAVGANERHDITHQYKYPEGSKEEREVYERAQNRNMLLKRREKPGLYLKIKLAENMIVGSSFEVYALLTNNCMDTRNCKLIFYARAVSYNGKIGDLCGFSSDNLEVPSGEERRLSLKLEYQRYEPAITSDLLIQVSAITIDKETVDFQKAEKTIVLDEPDIGIKLVGEARVNQPVTVELTLLNPLPEPLLSCSFAIDGIGLTGSKPIKATVGSVGANEAAKASIEFKPTVAGSSVLLVNFDSDKLKNIKNFTDVVVEK, from the exons atggatactttcgacctttactccactacatgttaca GAACAGCATTAGACATTGAGCGCTGTGATCTGAATATTAAGGGCAACCACAGCAATCACCACACTGATCTTTTTGGGCAGGAGTGCTTGGTTGTCAGAAGGGGGCAGCCCTTCAGCATTGTTTTACACCTGTCATCTAGCAGCAAAGAGTTCAAAGTGGGCAAAACAAACTTCGTGTTCGACGTTGAAACCG gtccATTACCAAGAAGAGAATCTGACACCAAAGTTACCTTCAGTCCACAGGCATCGGACACAGAGTGGAGCGCTTCAGCTGCTACTGATGCCTCTGGAAGAACAGTAACTGTGTCCATCAGTTCCTCTCCCAAAGCCCCCATCGGGATCTATACTCTGACTTTAGACCAGTTGGGTCAGAAGACAAGCTTAGGACAGTTTACTCTGCTTTTCAATGCCTGGTGTCCTG ATGATGCAGTCTACATGAAGAGTGAGGAAAAGAGGAAGGAGTACGTTCTAGCACAACACGGGCTGATCTACAGAGGATCACACAAAAGGATTAAAGGGAAACCCTGGAACTTTGGGCAG TTTGAACCAGGAATTCTGGATATCTGTCTGAAGATTTTGGACAACAATCCTAAATTTGTGTCGGATGCCGATAAGGACGTTTCTTCCCGGAGAGATCCCATCTATGTGACCAGGGCGCTTAGTGCTATG ATCAACAGTAATGACGACCGAGGCGTGTTGGTGGGAGAGTGGGCAGAGTTTTCAGATGGCACCCATCCTGGACTGTGGATGGGCAGCGGGGAAATCCTGCGGCAGTGGGCAGAGAGCGGTCCGGTCCACTACGGCCAGTGCTGGgtctttgctgctgttgcatgcACAG TGTTCCGCGCTCTGGGCATTCCATGTCGAGTGGTCACTAACTTCGGATCAGCTCACGACACTAACGCGAACCTGGTGATCGAACGCTTCTTCGATGAAAATGGAGACCGAATTTCTAGAGACGATTCAATAT gGAACTTCCATGTGTGGGTGGACAGCTGGATGACTCGTCCAGACTTGGGGAGCAAGTTTGATGGGTGGCAAACTAGTGACCCAACACCCCAGGAGACAAGtgatg GAGTTTTCTGCTGTGGCCCAGCTTCACTGTGCGCCATCAAAGAAGGAGAGGTGGGCCTGAAGTATGACACGCCTTTCATTTTTGCTGAg GTCAATGCGGATGTTGAGGACTTGGTGCAGCTGTCCACAGGACAGTTTGTGACGTTCAGTGAATCCACTAAATCTGTTGGCCATTTTATCAGCACTAAAGCTGTCGGCGCAAACGAAAGACATGACATCACGCACCAGTACAAATATCCAGAAG GCTCAAAAGAGGAGCGGGAGGTGTATGAGAGGGCCCAGAATCGCAACATGCTgctgaagagaagagaaaagccTGGGCTTTATCTTAAG ATCAAACTGGCTGAAAACATGATTGTGGGCTCCAGCTTTGAGGTGTATGCTCTCCTAACGAACAACTGCATGGACACAAGGAACTGCAAACTCATTTTCTATGCCAGAGCGGTCAGCTACAATGGAAAAATTGGGGACCTTTGTGGATTTTCATCGGACAACCTGGAGGTGCCCTCTGGAGAAG AGAGACGTCTTTCTCTGAAACTGGAGTACCAGCGGTATGAACCGGCGATcacctctgacctgctgatcCAGGTGTCGGCCATCACCATCGACAAGGAGACTGTCGATTTCCAGAAGGCTGAAAAAACAATTGTGCTGGACGAGCCAGACATCGGGATCAAG CTGGTGGGCGAAGCCAGAGTGAACCAGCCTGTGACCGTAGAGCTGACCTTGTTGAACCCTTTACCAGAGCccctgctgagctgcagcttcgCCATCGATGGCATCGGACTCACAGGCAGCAAACCCATAAAAGCAAC GGTTGGATCTGTGGGAGCAAATGAAGCAGCAAAGGCCAGCATTGAGTTTAAACCCACTGTTGCTGGCTCCAGCGTCCTCCTGGTGAACTTTGACAGTGACAAACTGAAGAACATCAAGAACTTCACTGATGTTGTTGTGGAGAAATGA